In Rhododendron vialii isolate Sample 1 chromosome 9a, ASM3025357v1, the following are encoded in one genomic region:
- the LOC131301739 gene encoding uncharacterized protein LOC131301739 — protein sequence MGGGGQAMKRIPRIKFPQRHPKPPASGSSQIQAAEKEWDAQQTMSDVPAAPINTAVGGKASLQPKRTPVSEREIDAILLGGCL from the exons atgggtggaGGAGGGCAAGCGATGAAGAGAATTCCTCGCATCAAATTCCCACAGAGACACCCGAAACCCCCAGCTTCAG GTTCATCCCAAATTCAAGCTGCAGAAAAAGAGTGGGATGCTCAGCAGACAATGTCGGATGTTCCAGCAGCTCCTATTAACACTGCTGTCGGAGGGAAAGCTTCACTCCAGCCGAAGCGCACACCTGTCTCGGAAAGGGAAATAGATGCCATTCTG TTGGGCGGCTGCTTGTGA
- the LOC131301357 gene encoding protein phosphatase 2C 51-like, protein MMNALRRRSPAPNGFRRNAFSDSGSVSHYSAKRTTSTGRKRLELRRLKSGSGGTISPDDHDPKRKRLENGSEDFGENRATEMSSSYPSSSDRSSENDVISSRDSEARDKSRSGVVTCPAHGSISLIGRRREMEDAVAVELGFLNKDSAGFDFYGVYDGHGGSCVAHACRDRLHRLLVEEMEEETTSLDWEKVMVGCFGKMDAEVNRSGRVLGAEEGSATVGSTAVVAVVGEEEVVVANCGDSRAVMSRGGVVVSMSSDHKPDRPDELERIEGAGGRVINWNGNRVLGVLATSRSIGDHYLKPFVIPKPEVKVIKRNSADEFLILATDGLWDVVSNEFACQVVKRCLEGRMKRKFQAFGNGSKFNEVVKESRAAEAAALLAELAMARGSNDNISVVVVELNHAGKCTV, encoded by the exons ATGATGAACGCCCTACGACGGAGGTCTCCGGCGCCCAACGGTTTCCGGCGAAACGCATTCTCGGATTCCGGCTCCGTATCTCACTACAGCGCGAAGAGAACGACTTCTACTGGCCGGAAAAGACTGGAGCTCCGGCGACTGAAATCCGGCAGCGGCGGAACGATTTCTCCCGACGATCATGATCCTAAAAGGAAACGACTTGAAAACGGAAGCGAAGATTTTGGCGAGAATCGAGCTACGGAGATGTCGTCATCGTACCCGTCGTCTTCCGACCGGTCGTCGGAAAACGACGTCATTTCGTCGCGGGATTCCGAAGCAAGAGATAAGTCGCGGAGTGGTGTTGTCACGTGCCCAGCACATGGATCGATATCATTGATCGGTCGGAGAAGAGAAATGGAGGACGCGGTAGCAGTTGAGCTGGGGTTTTTGAATAAGGATTCGGCTGGATTTGACTTCTACGGCGTGTATGATGGACACGGAGGGTCATGTGTTGCGCACGCTTGTCGTGATCGGTTACATCGGCTACTGGTTGAGGAGATGGAGGAGGAAACGACGTCGTTGGATTGGGAGAAGGTGATGGTGGGTTGTTTTGGGAAAATGGATGCGGAGGTGAATAGGAGTGGGAGGGTGTTAGGGGCCGAGGAGGGTTCGGCGACGGTGGGGTCGAcggcggtggtggcggtggtgggagaggaggaggtggtggttgCTAACTGTGGGGACTCGAGAGCCGTGATGTCACGGGGAGGTGTGGTGGTGTCCATGTCTAGTGATCATAAG CCCGACAGACCTGATGAGCTGGAAAGAATTGAAGGTGCTGGTGGAAGGGTTATAAACTGGAATGGGAATCGAGTCTTAGGAGTTCTTGCTACATCCAGATCCATTG GGGATCATTACCTCAAGCCATTTGTGATACCAAAACCAGAAGTCAAAGTGATCAAGAGAAATAGCGCGGATGAATTCTTGATTCTAGCAACTGATGGCCTGTGGGATGTGGTTTCGAATGAGTTCGCGTGCCAGGTCGTCAAGAGATGTTTGGAAGGCCGAATGAAGAGGAAATTCCAAGCGTTTGGAAACGGAAGCAAATTCAACGAGGTCGTTAAGGAAAGCCGAGCAGCAGAGGCAGCAGCATTACTAGCGGAGCTGGCAATGGCTAGGGGTAGCAATGATAACATCAGTGTGGTGGTTGTGGAATTGAATCACGCTGGGAAATGTACAGTATAG
- the LOC131301738 gene encoding glutamate synthase 1 [NADH], chloroplastic-like, producing MSAASSFVHQTRSNPFANCQLNVVPLRGSRRVSVVKNRATNVSESRLYGTRLRASGGERLLHVWKSEGPGRDPKLRVVMVRSALSLVPEKPLGLYDPSFDKDSCGVGFVAELSGESSRKTVTDAVEMLVRMSHRGACGCETNTGDGAGILVALPHDFYKEVAKDVGFELPPAAEYAVGMFFLPTSEKRREQSKIVFAKVAESLGHTVLGWRSVPTNNSGLGNSALQTEPVIEQVFLTPTPKSKADFEQQLYKLRRISMVAIRAALNLQHGGVRDFYICSLSSRTVVYKGQLKPDQLMEYYYADLGNERFMSYMALIHSRFSTNTFPSWDRAQPMRVLGHNGEINTLRGNVNWMKAREGLLKCKELGLSKDEMKKLLPIVDTSSSDSGAFDGVLELLVRAGRSIPEAIMMMIPEAWQNDKNMDPHRKALYEYFSALMEPWDGPALISFTDGRYLGATLDRNGLRPGRFYVTHSGRVIMASEVGVVDIPPEDVSRKGRLNPGMMLLVDFENHVVVDDEALKQQYSLARPYGEWLKRQKIELKDIVESVRESEMLPQAIAGVVQASNDDDMENMGIHGLLAPLKAFGYTIESLEMLLLPMAKDGIEALGSMGNDAPLAVMSDREKLTFEYFKQMFAQVTNPPIDPIREKIVTSMECMIGPEGDLTETTEDQCHRLSLKGPLVTTEQMEAIKKMNYRGWRSKVIDITYSKDRGTKGLEETLTRICSEAHDAIKEGYKTLVLSDRAFSSKRVAVSSLLAVGAVHQHLVKKLERTRIGLLVESAEPREVHHFCTLVGFGADAICPYLAIEAIWRLQVDGKIPPKPTGEFHSKDELVKKYFKASNYGMMKVLAKMGISTLASYKGAQIFEAVGLSSEVTDRCFAGTPSRVEGATFEALALDALHLHEQGFPMRAFPPGSAEAVSLPNPGDYHWRKGGEAHLNDPLAIAKLQEAARGNSVAAYEEYSKRIQELNKTCNLRGLLKFKKVDVRVPLDEVEPASEIVKRFCTGAMSYGSISLEAHTTLAIAMNRIGGKSNTGEGGENPTRMEPLPDGSMNPKRSAIKQVASGRFGVSSYYLTNADELQIKMAQGAKPGEGGELPGHKVIGDIAATRNSTPGVGLISPPPHHDIYSIEDLAQLIHDLKNANPGARISVKLVSEAGVGVIASGVVKGHADHVLISGHDGGTGASRWTGIKSAGLPWELGLAETHQTLVANDLRGRTVLQTDGQLKTGRDVAIAALLGAEEYGFSTAPLITLGCIMMRKCHKNTCPVGIATQDPVLRAKFAGEPEHVINFFFMLAEEVRQIMSQLGFRTINEMIGRSDMLEVDREVTKNNEKLKNIDLSLLLRPAADIRPEAAQYCVQKQDHGLEMALDQKLITLSKTAIERGLPVYIETEICNVNRAVGTMLSHEVTKRYHLAGLPGDTIHIKLHGSAGQSLGAFLCPGITLELEGDSNDYVGKGLSGGKIVVYPPKGSGFDPKDNIVIGNVALYGATNGEAYFNGMAAERFCVRNSGARAVVEGVGDHGCEYMTGGTVVVLGKTGRNFAAGMSGGIAYVLDVDAKFETRCNLELVDLDRIEEEEEDVMTLKMMIQQHQRHTNSQLAREVLSDFDGLLPKFVKVIPRDYKRVLSSMKVEESGREGAERISKEVDEHEEVEILEKDAFEELKKLAAVSTNGKVMQKVAEADQLKRPTRVPNAIKNGGFIAYEREGISYRDPNVRMNDWKEVMEEAKPGPLLKTQSARCMDCGTPFCHQENSGCPLGNKIPEFNELVYQNRWREALDRLLETNNFPEFTGRVCPAPCEGSCVLGIIENPVSIKSIECSIIDKAFEEGWMVPRPPLRRTGKKVAIVGSGPAGMAAADQLNRMGHTVTVFERADRIGGLMMYGVPNMKADKVDIVQRRVDLMAKEGVNFLVNANVGKDPSYSLDQLRKDNDAIVLAVGSTKPRDLPVPGRELCGVHFAMDFLHANTKSLLDSNLEDGKYISAKGKKVVVIGGGDTGTDCIGTSIRHGCSNMVNLELLPEPPRTRAPGNPWPQWPRIFRVDYGHQEATTKFGKDPRSYEVLTKRFVGDENGVVKGLEVVRVKWEKDADGRFQFKELEGTEEMIEADLVLLAMGFLGPESIISEKLGLEQDNRSNFKAEYGHFTTNVEGVFAAGDCRRGQSLVVWAISEGRQAASQVDNYLMREEKDHTLRLDRPGDDSIKRQQESTKQIVST from the exons GTTGCCAAAGATGTGGGCTTTGAGCTACCACCGGCAGCGGAATATGCCGTGGGCATGTTCTTCTTGCCTACGTCTGAAAAGCGAAGGGAGCAAAGCAAGATTGTATTTGCTAAG GTTGCAGAGTCACTAGGACACACTGTCCTTGGCTGGCGCTCTGTCCCCACAAATAACTCAGGATTGGGAAATTCTGCTTTGCAGACCGAACCTGTTATTGAGCAAGTGTTTCTTACGCCCACTCCCAAGTCAAAAGCCGATTTTGAGCAACAG TTGTACAAATTAAGGAGAATTTCAATGGTAGCTATCCGAGCTGCATTAAACCTCCAACATGGTGGCGTGAGGGACTTCTATATATGCTCACTTTCCTCAAg gaCCGTTGTATATAAAGGCCAGTTGAAGCCCGACCAGTTGATGGAATACTATTATGCAGATCTTGGCAATGAAAGGTTTATGAGCTACATGGCCTTG ATACACTCTCGATTCTCAACAAACACATTTCCTAGCTGGGACCGTGCTCAGCCCATGCGTGTCTTAGGTCATAATGGTGAAATTAACACACTTCGGGGAAATGTGAACTG GATGAAGGCACGCGAGGGTCTTCTGAAGTGCAAGGAGCTTGGCTTGTCAAAGGATGAGATGAAGAAGCTTTTACCTATTGTAGACACCAGCTCGTCTGATTCAG GGGCTTTTGATGGCGTCCTTGAGCTTTTGGTTCGAGCTGGTAGAAGTATTCCAGAAGCTATCATGATGATGATCCCAGAAGCCTGGCAAAATGACAAGAACATGGATCCTCATCGGAAAGCCTTGTATGAGTACTTTTCAGCACTTATGGAACCGTGGGATGGCCCCGCTTTGATATCAT TTACTGATGGCCGCTATCTTGGAGCTACACTGGATCGCAATGGACTGCGTCCTGGTCGATTTTATGTTACTCACAGTGGACGAGTTATAATGGCAAGTGAAGTAGGAGTAGTTGATATTCCACCTGAAGATGTGTCCAGGAAAGGAAGACTTAACCCTGGCATGATGCTTCTGGTGGATTTTGAGAACCATGTTGTTGTAGATGATGAAGCACTGAAACAGCAGTATTCACTTGCAAGACCATATGGAGAGTGGCTTAAAAGGCAAAAGATAGAGTTGAAAGACATTGTAGAATCAGTTAGAGAATCCGAGATGCTTCCTCAGGCCATTGCAGGAGTTGTTCAA GCATCTAATGATGACGACATGGAAAACATGGGTATTCATGGTTTGTTGGCTCCGTTAAAGGCTTTTGG GTACACTATTGAATCCTTGGAGATGCTACTACTTCCTATGGCAAAGGATGGAATTGAGGCCCTTGGTTCAATGGGGAATGATGCTCCCTTGGCGGTGATGTCAGACAGAGAAAAACTCACATTTGAGTATTTCAAGCAGATGTTTGCTCAAGTTACCAATCCCCCTATTGATCCTATTCGGGAGAAGATAGTCACCTCCATGGAGTGCATGATTGGTCCAGAAGGTGATCTTACTGAGACTACTGAAGACCAATGTCATCGCCTCTCGCTAAAAGGTCCCCTTGTAACCACTGAACAAATGGAAGCAATTAAAAAGATGAACTATAGAGGCTGGCGTAGCAAAGTCATTGATATAACGTATTCCAAAGACCGTGGTACAAAGGGGTTGGAGGAGACCCTGACTAGGATCTGTTCAGAAGCTCATGATGCAATTAAAGAGGGTTATAAGACGCTGGTGCTTTCTGACAGAG CCTTCTCGTCGAAACGAGTTGCTGTAAGTTCCCTTTTGGCTGTTGGTGCTGTCCATCAACATCTGGTTAAAAAGCTTGAACGCACTCGAATTGGGTTACTTGTTGAATCCGCTGAGCCCCGTGAAGTGCACCATTTTTGTACACTGGTTGGATTTGGTGCAGATGCTATATGCCCTTATTTGGCCATAGAAGCAATTTGGAGACTGCAGGTTGATGGAAAGATTCCACCCAAACCAACTGGTGAGTTCCACTCAAAGGATGAGCTGGTCAAGAAGTACTTCAAGGCAAGCAACTATGGAATGATGAAAGTTCTTGCCAAAATGGGTATATCAACTTTGGCATCATACAAAGGTGCACAGATTTTTGAGGCAGTTGGTCTTTCATCAGAAGTGACGGATAGGTGCTTTGCTGGAACTCCAAGCAGAGTTGAGGGAGCAACATTTGAAGCGCTTGCCCTTGACGCTCTTCATTTACACGAGCAGGGATTTCCTATGCGGGCCTTTCCTCCTGGAAGTGCTGAGGCTGTATCGTTGCCTAATCCTGGGGATTACCATTGGCGGAAAGGTGGTGAGGCTCACCTAAACGACCCCCTTGCTATAGCCAAGTTGCAAGAGGCTGCCAGGGGTAATAGCGTGGCGGCCTATGAAGAATACTCCAAGCGCATACAAGAATTGAATAAAACTTGCAATTTGAGGGggcttttgaaatttaaaaaggtTGATGTGAGAGTTCCTTTAGACGAAGTGGAACCAGCAAGTGAGATTGTGAAGCGGTTTTGTACTGGAGCCATGAGTTACGGATCCATATCCTTGGAGGCACATACCACCCTCGCCATTGCTATGAACAGGATTGGGGGAAAGTCAAATACAG GTGAGGGAGGTGAGAATCCAACTCGTATGGAGCCTCTTCCAGATGGTTCAATGAATCCGAAGCGGAGTGCTATTAAGCAGGTTGCAAGCGGAAGATTCGGGGTTTCCAGTTATTACCTCACAAATGCCGATGAGCTACAGATAAAAATGGCACAG GGGGCCAAGCCTGGTGAAGGTGGTGAACTTCCTGGCCACAAGGTTATTGGAGACATTGCTGCCACTAGGAATTCCACTCCTGGGGTGGGATTAATCAGCCCACCTCCCCATCACGATATCTACTCGATTGAAGACCTTGCTCAGTTGATTCATGATCTTAAG AACGCCAATCCAGGGGCTCGAATCAGTGTGAAGTTGGTATCCGAAGCTGGTGTGGGAGTCATAGCTAGTGGGGTAGTGAAGGGGCATGCAGATCATGTATTGATCTCAGGTCACGATGGAGGCACAGGCGCATCCCGATGGACTGGCATCAAGAGTGCCGGACTCCCTTGGGAACTTGGTCTCGCCGAAACTCACCAAACACTAGTTGCCAATGACCTTCGGGGCCGAACAGTCCTCCAAACAGATGGCCAACTCAAAACTGGAAGAGATGTGGCCATTGCTGCACTTCTTGGTGCGGAGGAGTATGGCTTCAGCACTGCTCCCCTCATTACACTTGGATGCATCATGATGCGGAAGTGCCACAAAAACACTTGTCCAGTTGGCATTGCTACACAAGATCCAGTACTAAGAGCGAAATTTGCCGGAGAACCTGAACATGTTATAAACTTCTTTTTCATGCTAGCAGAGGAGGTGAGACAAATCATGTCTCAGCTTGGATTTCGAACAATCAATGAAATGATTGGTCGTTCCGATATGCTTGAAGTGGATAGAGAAGTGACAAAAAACAATGAGAAGCTTAAGAATATTGATCTCTCTCTATTACTTAGGCCGGCTGCTGACATCCGCCCAGAGGCCGCCCAGTACTGTGTACAGAAACAAGATCATGGTTTAGAAATGGCTTTGGATCAAAAACTCATAACTCTGTCCAAAACTGCAATAGAAAGAGGTCTTCCTGTATACATTGAAACTGAAATTTGCAATGTGAATCGTGCTGTTGGAACCATGCTTAGCCATGAAGTGACGAAGCGCTATCACTTAGCGGGGCTTCCGGGTGATACCATACATATCAAACTCCATGGAAGTGCAGGCCAAAGCCTTGGAGCTTTTCTTTGCCCTGGAATCACACTTGAGCTTGAAGGTGATAGCAACGACTATGTTGGGAAAGGGCTATCAGGTGGCAAAATTGTCGTCTATCCTCCAAAAGGAAGTGGATTTGATCCCAAGGATAACATTGTGATTGGTAATGTTGCTCTCTATGGGGCAACAAATGGGGAAGCATATTTTAACGGTATGGCGGCAGAAAGGTTCTGTGTCCGCAATTCTGGGGCTAGAGCAGTTGTAGAAGGTGTCGGTGATCATGGATGTGAGTACATGACCGGTGGAACTGTTGTTGTGCTTGGGAAAACTGGGAGGAATTTTGCTGCGGGCATGAGTGGGGGAATCGCCTATGTTCTTGATGTTGATGCCAAGTTTGAAACGCGATGCAACCTTGAGTTGGTAGATCTTGATAgaatcgaagaagaagaagaagatgttaTGACACTCAAAATGATGATACAGCAACATCAGCGTCACACAAACAGCCAACTAGCCAGAGAAGTTCTTTCTGATTTTGATGGccttttacccaaatttgtTAAGGTCATTCCTAGAGATTATAAGCGGGTTCTTTCAAGCATGAAAGTAGAGGAAAGTGGTAGAGAGGGTGCAGAAAGGATTAGTAAAGAAGTTGATGAGCATGAAGAGGTGGAGATATTGGAGAAAGATGCATTTGAAGAGCTTAAGAAGTTAGCTGCTGTCTCCACAAATGGCAAAGTCATGCAG AAAGTTGCAGAGGCTGATCAATTAAAGAGGCCAACACGAGTTCCTAATGCTATAAAAAATGGGGGATTCATTGCATATGAACGCGAGGGCATCTCGTACAGGGATCCTAATGTTAGAATGAATGACTGGAAAGAGGTCATGGAAGAAGCCAAGCCCGGCCCACTTCTAAAGACGCAATCCGCTCGCTGTATGGATTGCGGTACTCCCTTCTGCCATCAG GAGAATTCGGGATGTCCTCTTGGGAATAAAATACCTGAGTTCAATGAGTTAGTGTATCAAAACAGGTGGCGTGAAGCATTAGATCGCCTGCTGGAGACCAATAACTTCCCAGAGTTTACCGGTCGGGTGTGCCCTGCTCCTTGTGAGGGTTCTTGCGTCCTTGGTATTATTGAGAACCCAGTATCTATCAAAAGCATTGAATGCTCTATCATTGATAAGGCTTTTGAGGAAGGATGGATGGTTCCACGACCTCCCCTCAGAAGAACTGG GAAAAAAGTTGCTATTGTTGGGAGTGGGCCCGCTGGTATGGCAGCTGCTGATCAGTTGAATAGAATGGGTCACACCGTAACGGTGTTTGAGCGTGCCGATAGAATTGGGGGCCTTATGATGTATGGAGTTCCTAACATGAAGGCTGATAAAGTTGATATAGTTCAAAGAAGGGTTGACCTTATGGCAAAGGAGGGCGTTAATTTTTTGGTGAATGCTAATGTTGGAAAAGATCCTTCGTACTCACTGGATCAGCTTCGCAAGGACAATGATGCAATTGTTCTAGCTGTAGGATCCACAAAACCAAG GGACCTACCTGTACCCGGACGGGAGCTATGTGGGGTCCATTTTGCGATGGATTTTCTTCATGCAAATACCAAAAGTTTGCTTGATAGCAACCTAGAGGATGGTAAGTACATCTCAGCTAAGGGAAAGAAGGTAGTGGTAATTGGTGGAGGAGACACCGGAACAGATTGCATAGGAACATCCATCCGGCACGGCTGTAGCAACATGGTAAATCTAGAGCTCCTTCCTGAGCCTCCTCGAACCAGGGCTCCAGGCAACCCTTGGCCACAG TGGCCTCGCATATTCCGCGTAGACTATGGGCATCAAGAAGCCACGACCAAGTTTGGGAAAGACCCTAGGTCGTACGAGGTATTAACTAAGCGGTTTGTGGGAGATGAGAATGGGGTTGTGAAAGGACTTGAGGTGGTACGTGTCAAGTGGGAGAAGGATGCTGACGGGAGGTTTCAATTTAAGGAACTCGAAGGCACTGAAGAGATGATCGAGGCGGACCTAGTACTACTAGCTATGGGATTCCTTGGTCCCGAATCG ATAATATCGGAAAAACTGGGCTTGGAGCAAGACAATAGATCAAACTTCAAAGCAGAGTATGGCCACTTCACAACCAACGTTGAAGGTGTCTTTGCTGCAGGGGATTGCCGGCGAGGCCAGTCTCTGGTGGTTTGGGCCATCTCAGAAGGTCGGCAAGCTGCTTCGCAGGTTGACAATTATCTcatgagagaagaaaaagaccACACACTCAGGCTAGATAGACCAGGTGACGACTCCATCAAGAGGCAACAAGAGAGCACAAAACAGATTGTAAGTACATAG